Proteins encoded within one genomic window of Desulforegulaceae bacterium:
- the fliM gene encoding flagellar motor switch protein FliM — protein MSEVLTQEEVDSLLDGLSAGKVEAESSDPEEIGGVTKYDFERQEKVIRGRLPTFEVINERFAREVRSALSVLLQTNIDISSESLDTLKFSEFVRSLPVPTSLHVYRMDPLRGNALLVMDTELVFNLIDTFFGGKGTGKAKVEGREFTPIEDKMIRKVVSSCLKDLETAWQPVEPIVTSLQRSEVNPQFAAIVPPTDLVIVARFEVELEQAAGKLTICLPYAMIEPLRGKLSSGFQAETEEIDFTWQRRLTEIIRESSVNFKVVLGKTTIRGEKLITMRKGDVIPLSQDASAPLHGYIEGVPKFKGFAGVKKGFQAFRITKTLKNS, from the coding sequence ATGAGTGAAGTATTAACCCAGGAAGAAGTTGATAGCCTTTTAGACGGGCTGAGTGCAGGCAAAGTTGAAGCAGAATCCAGCGATCCCGAAGAAATCGGGGGAGTTACAAAGTATGATTTTGAACGACAGGAGAAAGTAATAAGGGGAAGGCTTCCTACTTTTGAAGTTATCAATGAAAGGTTTGCAAGAGAAGTAAGATCAGCTCTTTCTGTTCTTTTGCAGACAAATATTGACATAAGCTCGGAATCTCTTGACACTCTTAAGTTTTCTGAGTTTGTAAGATCTCTTCCGGTTCCCACAAGCCTTCATGTATACAGAATGGATCCTTTAAGGGGAAATGCTCTTCTTGTAATGGACACTGAGCTTGTATTTAATCTTATTGATACTTTTTTTGGAGGAAAAGGAACAGGAAAAGCCAAGGTAGAGGGTAGGGAATTTACTCCAATTGAGGACAAAATGATAAGAAAGGTTGTTTCTTCATGTTTAAAAGATCTTGAAACAGCCTGGCAGCCTGTTGAACCAATTGTTACTTCACTCCAGAGATCTGAAGTAAACCCTCAGTTTGCCGCAATTGTTCCTCCAACAGATCTTGTTATTGTTGCAAGGTTTGAAGTTGAGCTGGAACAGGCCGCAGGAAAGCTTACAATTTGTCTTCCCTATGCAATGATAGAGCCTTTGAGAGGAAAGCTTTCTTCAGGGTTCCAGGCTGAAACTGAAGAAATTGACTTTACCTGGCAAAGAAGACTTACAGAAATTATCAGGGAGTCTTCTGTTAATTTTAAGGTTGTACTGGGCAAAACCACAATAAGGGGAGAAAAGCTTATTACAATGAGAAAAGGAGATGTTATTCCCCTTTCCCAGGATGCTTCAGCTCCTCTTCATGGTTATATTGAAGGCGTTCCTAAGTTTAAAGGTTTTGCAGGGGTAAAAAAAGGTTTTCAGGCATTTAGAATTACAAAAACATTAAAAAACAGCTAA
- the fliR gene encoding flagellar biosynthetic protein FliR translates to MEILNLFSPEEFKHFLLILLRVSVILFLFPIYGSEVVPIMVKAGLSLVITLCLYSVVYADPLVFPEKAAAAPVLIVTELFIGLCLSLGVRLFFAATQVAGVLIGFQMGFSMINVVDPQSGSQVSIMDQVAYWVVLVVFLLLNGHHIIISALVESFRILPIGGGFFLEKGLFDMMGEFGGAIFSISVKMGSPVIAALFFTSVAFGIISKFAPQINVMIVAFPVKIIIGLLLFGFMLEIASYFTSRYVSDFYGILIHTLNFLSGKAGVT, encoded by the coding sequence ATGGAAATTTTAAACCTTTTTTCTCCAGAAGAGTTCAAACATTTTCTTTTAATTCTTTTAAGAGTTTCTGTGATTTTGTTTCTTTTTCCTATTTATGGAAGTGAAGTTGTTCCCATAATGGTAAAGGCCGGACTTTCTCTTGTAATAACCCTCTGCCTTTATTCTGTTGTTTATGCAGATCCTTTGGTTTTTCCGGAAAAAGCAGCAGCAGCTCCTGTTCTCATTGTTACTGAGCTTTTCATAGGGCTTTGTCTTTCCCTTGGTGTGAGACTTTTTTTTGCAGCAACCCAGGTTGCAGGCGTTCTTATAGGATTCCAGATGGGTTTTTCAATGATAAATGTTGTAGATCCCCAGTCAGGAAGTCAGGTTTCCATCATGGATCAAGTTGCTTACTGGGTTGTTCTTGTGGTTTTTCTTCTTTTGAACGGTCACCATATAATTATCAGTGCACTTGTGGAAAGTTTCAGGATTTTGCCCATTGGAGGAGGTTTTTTTCTTGAAAAAGGCCTTTTTGACATGATGGGAGAATTTGGCGGGGCGATTTTTTCAATTTCAGTGAAAATGGGGTCTCCTGTAATAGCTGCACTTTTTTTTACCTCAGTTGCCTTTGGAATTATTTCAAAATTTGCTCCCCAGATCAACGTAATGATAGTTGCTTTTCCTGTAAAAATTATAATAGGGCTTTTGTTGTTTGGTTTTATGCTTGAAATAGCCTCTTATTTTACAAGCAGGTATGTTTCTGATTTTTATGGTATTTTGATTCACACCCTTAATTTTTTATCAGGTAAGGCAGGAGTTACTTAA
- the flhA gene encoding flagellar biosynthesis protein FlhA, giving the protein MAETGQGILKSLKADAADIGMIVAIVAILMAMIIPLPAFVLDFLLALNITLGIIILITTMYTEKPLDFSVFPSVLLMVTLFRLSLNVASTRLILLKGNEGEGAAGAVIQSFGRFVVGGDYIVGMIIFVILVLINFIVITKGAGRIAEVAARFTLDAMPGKQMAIDADLNAGMIDEHEARERRETIRRESEFHGAMDGASKFVRGDAVAGIIITIINIIGGLIIGMLKGMPLADAAQNYTILTVGDGLVTQIPSLVISTAAGLLVSRGGADGKLGGDLYKLLSSKTTPIFIGSGIVFCLGLVPGLPTVPFVSLGILLGIAAYFISKSSGEKEELEASAKEEAEEKPSGPEEVDDLLSMDLMELEVGYGLIPLVDASEAGNVLERIRSIRRQFATEMGIVVPPIHIRDNLKLNSSEYRFLIKGVEAAKFEIMPEHFLAMDPGDVIQKISGIPTIEPAFGLDAIWIPKDREEDAKFSGYTVVDPSTVMATHLTEVIRDNSFELLGRQEVQHLLDNLSKSSPKAVEELVPSLMSLGMVQKVLQNLLSEKVSIRDLLTIVETLADYSIMTKDTDLLTEYVRQKLSRSILSQYLANDGNLNVIVLDRKIEDLLNNSIQKTEQGAYLAMEPKMAEQIISSIKKKADDVLNLNIQPIVLCSPNVRRHLRKLTEQYIPSAVIISYAEVPQNISLKTIGKAEI; this is encoded by the coding sequence ATGGCGGAAACAGGTCAGGGAATTTTAAAATCTTTAAAAGCTGATGCAGCAGATATTGGAATGATAGTTGCCATTGTAGCAATACTTATGGCAATGATAATCCCTCTTCCTGCATTTGTTCTTGATTTTTTGCTTGCTCTTAATATCACCCTTGGAATCATTATTTTAATAACCACAATGTATACTGAAAAACCACTTGATTTTTCAGTGTTTCCTTCGGTTCTTCTAATGGTTACACTTTTTAGACTTTCTTTGAACGTTGCTTCAACACGGCTTATTCTCTTAAAAGGAAATGAGGGCGAAGGTGCTGCCGGAGCAGTTATTCAGTCTTTTGGACGCTTTGTTGTGGGCGGTGATTATATAGTTGGTATGATAATTTTTGTTATTCTTGTTCTTATTAACTTTATAGTAATAACAAAAGGTGCTGGAAGAATAGCTGAAGTTGCAGCAAGATTTACCCTTGATGCCATGCCAGGAAAACAAATGGCAATAGATGCTGATCTTAATGCAGGAATGATAGATGAGCATGAAGCCAGGGAAAGAAGGGAAACAATAAGACGTGAGTCTGAGTTTCACGGAGCAATGGATGGTGCCAGCAAATTTGTCCGGGGAGATGCTGTTGCCGGTATAATAATTACCATCATAAATATAATCGGTGGTCTTATAATAGGAATGCTCAAGGGAATGCCCCTTGCAGATGCTGCTCAAAACTACACAATTTTAACAGTAGGTGACGGCCTTGTAACCCAGATTCCATCCCTTGTGATTTCAACTGCTGCAGGTCTTCTTGTTTCAAGGGGCGGTGCAGATGGAAAACTTGGCGGAGATTTGTATAAGCTTTTATCTTCAAAAACCACTCCAATTTTTATTGGTTCGGGAATTGTTTTTTGTCTTGGTCTTGTTCCCGGTCTTCCAACTGTTCCCTTTGTATCTCTTGGTATTCTTCTTGGTATTGCTGCATATTTTATTTCAAAATCTTCAGGAGAAAAAGAAGAGCTTGAAGCAAGTGCAAAAGAAGAAGCAGAAGAAAAGCCTTCAGGGCCTGAAGAAGTTGATGATCTTCTTTCCATGGATCTTATGGAGCTTGAGGTTGGATACGGCCTTATTCCTCTTGTTGATGCTTCAGAAGCGGGAAATGTTTTAGAAAGAATAAGATCAATAAGAAGGCAGTTTGCAACAGAAATGGGGATTGTTGTTCCCCCAATTCACATAAGAGACAATTTAAAGCTTAATTCTTCAGAGTATAGATTTCTCATTAAAGGAGTTGAAGCCGCAAAGTTTGAGATAATGCCTGAACATTTTCTTGCAATGGATCCAGGAGATGTAATTCAGAAAATAAGCGGAATTCCAACAATTGAGCCGGCATTTGGCCTTGATGCCATTTGGATTCCCAAAGACAGGGAAGAGGATGCAAAATTTTCAGGGTACACAGTTGTGGATCCTTCAACTGTGATGGCAACTCATTTAACAGAAGTTATAAGAGACAACTCCTTTGAGCTTTTAGGGCGTCAGGAGGTTCAGCATCTTCTTGACAACCTTTCCAAGTCAAGTCCTAAGGCTGTTGAAGAACTTGTACCATCTTTGATGTCCCTTGGAATGGTTCAAAAAGTTTTACAAAATCTTCTTTCTGAAAAGGTCTCCATAAGAGATCTTTTAACCATAGTTGAAACCCTTGCAGATTATTCAATAATGACAAAAGATACAGATCTTTTAACTGAATATGTAAGGCAAAAACTTTCAAGATCAATTCTTTCCCAGTATCTTGCAAATGACGGGAATCTTAATGTGATTGTGCTTGATAGAAAAATTGAAGATCTTTTAAATAACAGCATCCAGAAAACTGAGCAAGGGGCTTATCTTGCAATGGAGCCAAAAATGGCAGAACAGATTATTTCTTCAATCAAGAAAAAGGCTGACGATGTATTAAACTTAAATATTCAGCCCATAGTGCTTTGTTCACCCAATGTAAGAAGACATTTGAGAAAGCTTACAGAGCAATATATCCCTTCAGCCGTAATAATTTCTTATGCTGAAGTTCCACAGAATATAAGTCTTAAAACCATAGGAAAAGCGGAGATTTGA
- a CDS encoding flagellar basal body-associated FliL family protein, giving the protein MSEEKEKSKFKISKNLIIIIGGGFLLLGSVFFIVFILFFTDKDIDKTKKAPKPDENQALFVSGPEDFYPGLLKFGEIIVKLKPEFEEELAKNLRITIYAEVIEKSDKLLLIENKNLIEKYLALYFSGKKPSDLDEITEKLFIKQNLFKKINEISGKNIMRNLYFTEFLILDW; this is encoded by the coding sequence ATGTCTGAGGAAAAGGAAAAATCCAAATTTAAAATCAGCAAAAATCTTATAATAATAATTGGTGGAGGTTTTTTGCTTCTTGGTTCTGTCTTCTTTATTGTTTTTATTTTATTTTTTACTGATAAAGATATTGATAAAACAAAGAAAGCCCCCAAACCAGATGAAAATCAGGCTCTTTTTGTCTCTGGCCCAGAAGATTTTTATCCCGGGCTTTTAAAGTTTGGGGAAATTATTGTAAAGCTGAAACCTGAGTTTGAGGAAGAATTGGCTAAAAATTTAAGAATTACAATTTATGCTGAAGTTATTGAAAAAAGCGATAAACTTTTGTTAATTGAAAATAAAAATCTGATTGAAAAATATTTGGCCTTATATTTCAGTGGGAAAAAACCTTCTGATCTTGACGAAATCACTGAAAAACTTTTTATCAAACAAAATCTTTTTAAAAAAATCAATGAAATTTCAGGCAAAAATATAATGAGAAATCTTTATTTTACTGAGTTCCTTATTCTTGACTGGTGA
- a CDS encoding FliA/WhiG family RNA polymerase sigma factor, whose translation MENRSSDRENEAVELHAKDELIKKHLPLVKKAAARFAMRVPPSVTFDELMSAGHLGLIDAAGKFDPGRHVSFETYAGFRIRGSILDELRSLDKYPRSLRQKNQELEKAIAKVENREGRTAEEIEIAEELGINIEEYHELLKDVHSIAFFSLDASIRNSYNNSQPSNTRFQDQLKGDDSPEKKLDEKELKKFIAKAIDTLSDTEKKVVTLYYYEELTLKEIGEIFERTESRICQIHSAAIVKLRSKINLFEH comes from the coding sequence ATGGAAAACAGAAGTTCTGACCGTGAAAATGAAGCTGTTGAACTTCATGCTAAAGATGAGCTTATAAAAAAGCATCTTCCTCTGGTGAAAAAAGCTGCAGCAAGATTTGCAATGCGGGTTCCTCCATCGGTGACCTTTGATGAACTTATGAGTGCAGGCCACCTTGGGCTTATTGATGCTGCAGGCAAGTTTGATCCCGGAAGACATGTTAGTTTTGAAACCTATGCTGGATTCAGGATAAGGGGATCTATTCTTGATGAATTGAGAAGTCTTGACAAGTATCCAAGATCCCTTAGGCAGAAAAATCAGGAGCTTGAAAAAGCCATTGCAAAAGTGGAAAATAGAGAAGGAAGGACAGCTGAAGAAATTGAAATTGCAGAAGAACTTGGGATAAACATTGAAGAATATCATGAACTTTTAAAAGATGTTCACTCAATAGCTTTTTTCAGCCTTGATGCTTCAATAAGAAATTCCTACAACAATAGCCAGCCTTCCAATACCAGATTTCAAGATCAGCTCAAAGGAGATGATAGTCCTGAAAAAAAACTGGACGAAAAAGAGCTTAAAAAATTTATTGCAAAAGCTATTGATACTCTTTCAGATACTGAAAAAAAAGTAGTTACCCTTTATTATTATGAAGAACTTACCCTAAAAGAAATTGGAGAGATATTTGAAAGAACTGAGTCAAGGATCTGCCAGATTCATTCAGCAGCAATAGTGAAATTAAGATCAAAAATTAATTTATTTGAGCATTAA
- a CDS encoding MinD/ParA family protein — MTRKKPLRVVAVSSGKGGVGKTNVVVGLALSFARTGKKVLIIDADLGLANIDILFNVRPEFNISDVINGEVSIKDILVSLHENVFLIPAGSGISDLTRLSDAQKLSLLNEFDSIDGDFDYVLVDTGAGISDNVLYFNLGADDCIIVTTTEPTAITDAYALMKVMSLEHGYRYFKLVVNMVKSEKDAKRVYFSLSQAASKFLGSAVIEYLGYLPHDSKISESVIKRVPYISSNPDSEFTKSMTKITGVLSRSVPKNTDSGNLKLFMSRVAVKNKNNI, encoded by the coding sequence GTGACTCGGAAAAAACCCTTGAGAGTTGTTGCTGTATCAAGCGGAAAAGGCGGAGTAGGTAAAACCAATGTTGTTGTAGGACTGGCTTTGTCCTTTGCAAGAACAGGAAAAAAAGTGCTTATAATTGATGCGGATCTTGGTCTTGCCAATATAGATATTCTTTTCAATGTAAGACCTGAATTCAATATCAGTGATGTTATCAATGGGGAGGTCTCAATTAAAGACATTTTGGTAAGTTTACATGAAAATGTTTTTTTAATCCCTGCTGGTTCGGGAATAAGTGATCTTACACGACTAAGTGATGCTCAAAAGCTTTCCCTTTTAAATGAATTTGATTCAATAGATGGTGATTTTGATTATGTGCTTGTAGACACGGGTGCAGGAATTTCAGATAATGTTTTATATTTTAATCTTGGTGCAGATGATTGTATAATTGTTACCACTACAGAGCCCACAGCTATAACAGATGCCTATGCATTGATGAAGGTAATGTCCCTTGAGCATGGGTATAGGTATTTCAAGCTTGTTGTTAATATGGTAAAATCTGAAAAAGATGCGAAAAGAGTTTATTTTTCATTAAGCCAGGCTGCATCTAAGTTCCTTGGTTCGGCTGTTATAGAGTATTTGGGCTATTTACCCCATGATTCAAAAATCAGTGAGTCAGTAATAAAAAGAGTACCTTATATAAGCTCCAATCCTGATTCTGAATTTACAAAGTCAATGACAAAAATTACAGGTGTTCTTTCAAGGTCTGTCCCTAAAAACACTGATTCTGGGAATTTGAAACTTTTTATGAGCAGGGTTGCCGTAAAAAATAAAAACAATATTTAA
- the fliN gene encoding flagellar motor switch protein FliN translates to MTEEEKEKIESAEDEETKGSHEDEAERDLDFILDIPLELSVELGRSKMLVNDLLQLGQGSIVELNKLAGEPLEIYINHKLVARGEVVVVNEKFGVRLTDIVSPMERVRTLGE, encoded by the coding sequence ATGACTGAAGAGGAAAAAGAAAAGATTGAAAGTGCAGAAGATGAAGAAACAAAAGGATCCCATGAAGATGAAGCTGAGCGGGATCTGGACTTTATTCTTGATATTCCACTTGAGCTTTCTGTTGAACTGGGACGTTCTAAAATGCTTGTAAATGATCTTCTTCAGCTTGGTCAGGGCTCAATTGTCGAGCTGAACAAGCTTGCAGGAGAACCTCTGGAAATTTATATCAACCATAAACTTGTGGCAAGGGGAGAGGTTGTGGTTGTAAATGAAAAGTTTGGAGTCAGGCTTACAGACATAGTAAGTCCAATGGAAAGGGTTAGAACCCTTGGAGAATAG
- the flhB gene encoding flagellar biosynthesis protein FlhB: MAENEGQEKTEDATPRKRQTSREDGQVAKSIEIVSVVILFFAVSALNLSAGFIYSNMEKIFYESFNFGVIIDLDIKSFLFFFYAVIKYSGMAMAPVLVAVFLAALLSNLFQVGFFVSWKAIEPKGSKISPIKGFGRLFSMKSIFDLVKSILKITIIFTLAYFAVIYDEENLFRLYDNEVRGIFIYLLQTSFRIFVWILIVMIILAVMDYLYQKWDFEQKIKMSKQEVKDEMKQSEGDPHVKSRIKQLQAEAARNRMMSEVPKADVVITNPTHIAIALRYDQLNMKAPSVLAKGAGRIAEKIKEIAIKENIPVIEQPQLARNLFKVVGVGEQIPSEFFQAVAEILAQVYQMKKKA; encoded by the coding sequence ATGGCAGAAAATGAAGGACAGGAAAAAACCGAAGATGCAACCCCCAGGAAAAGACAAACATCAAGAGAAGATGGTCAGGTTGCAAAAAGTATTGAAATTGTTTCTGTTGTTATTCTTTTTTTTGCTGTATCCGCCCTTAATTTATCAGCTGGCTTTATTTATTCAAATATGGAAAAAATCTTTTATGAATCCTTTAATTTCGGGGTTATAATTGATTTGGACATCAAATCTTTTCTTTTCTTTTTTTATGCTGTTATTAAATACAGTGGAATGGCAATGGCACCTGTGCTTGTTGCTGTTTTTCTTGCCGCACTTTTATCAAATTTATTTCAGGTGGGTTTTTTTGTTTCCTGGAAAGCCATAGAGCCTAAGGGCAGCAAGATAAGCCCCATAAAAGGCTTTGGCCGGCTTTTTTCAATGAAGTCTATTTTTGATCTTGTAAAGAGTATTTTAAAAATCACCATAATATTTACTCTTGCCTATTTTGCAGTTATTTATGATGAGGAAAATCTTTTCAGGCTTTACGATAATGAAGTGAGGGGAATTTTTATTTATCTTTTGCAAACCTCTTTCAGGATTTTTGTATGGATTCTTATTGTGATGATAATTCTTGCTGTGATGGACTATCTTTATCAAAAATGGGACTTTGAACAAAAAATTAAAATGTCCAAGCAGGAAGTAAAAGATGAGATGAAACAAAGTGAAGGAGATCCTCATGTAAAGTCAAGGATCAAGCAACTTCAGGCAGAAGCCGCAAGAAACAGAATGATGTCTGAAGTTCCAAAAGCCGATGTTGTAATAACAAACCCTACCCATATTGCAATAGCTTTGAGGTATGATCAGCTCAATATGAAAGCTCCCAGTGTTTTGGCCAAGGGAGCAGGCCGTATTGCTGAAAAAATAAAGGAAATTGCAATAAAGGAAAACATACCTGTAATTGAACAGCCACAGTTGGCACGAAATTTGTTTAAGGTAGTAGGTGTAGGGGAGCAAATCCCTTCGGAATTTTTTCAGGCAGTGGCTGAAATTCTGGCTCAGGTCTACCAGATGAAGAAAAAAGCCTGA
- the fliP gene encoding flagellar type III secretion system pore protein FliP (The bacterial flagellar biogenesis protein FliP forms a type III secretion system (T3SS)-type pore required for flagellar assembly.) translates to MKKQKFVLFLIFSGIFFIPSSAFAVSFPIPSIELGVKAAENPSEVAIALEILALLTILTLAPAILILMTSFTRIVVVFHFLRQGMGIQTSPPNQVLVGLALFMTFFVMKPVWTDVYENALDPYLNEKINYQEAYFNAEKPLKKFMLANTREKDLALFISSAKAIKPQTKEDVNILHLIPAFVISELKTAFIIGFMIYIPFIVIDMVVASVLLSMGMMMLPPIMISLPFKLMLFVLVDGWNLLIGSMIKSFVVP, encoded by the coding sequence ATGAAAAAACAAAAATTTGTTTTATTTTTAATTTTTTCAGGCATTTTTTTTATTCCCTCTTCTGCTTTTGCAGTAAGTTTTCCCATTCCTTCAATTGAACTAGGGGTAAAAGCTGCTGAAAATCCTTCTGAAGTTGCAATTGCCCTGGAAATTTTAGCTCTCCTCACAATTTTGACCCTTGCACCGGCAATTTTAATTTTAATGACTTCATTTACAAGAATTGTTGTTGTATTTCATTTTCTTCGTCAGGGAATGGGAATTCAGACAAGCCCTCCAAACCAGGTTCTTGTAGGGCTTGCCCTTTTTATGACTTTTTTTGTTATGAAGCCTGTTTGGACAGATGTATATGAAAATGCACTTGATCCCTATTTAAATGAAAAAATTAATTATCAGGAAGCATATTTTAATGCTGAAAAACCTTTGAAAAAGTTTATGCTTGCCAATACAAGGGAAAAGGATCTTGCCCTTTTTATAAGTTCTGCAAAAGCTATAAAACCCCAGACAAAAGAGGATGTAAATATTTTACATCTTATTCCCGCCTTTGTGATAAGCGAGCTTAAAACCGCATTTATAATAGGTTTTATGATTTATATTCCATTTATTGTTATAGATATGGTTGTTGCAAGTGTTCTTTTATCAATGGGTATGATGATGCTTCCTCCTATTATGATTTCTCTTCCCTTCAAGCTTATGCTTTTTGTTCTTGTTGACGGATGGAATCTTTTAATTGGATCAATGATAAAAAGTTTTGTGGTTCCCTGA
- the fliO gene encoding flagellar biosynthetic protein FliO: MEPGSINLYAELFKTLGMFAIVLGILGGCLYLVKRFMAKNFSMGDKSEIRLISSFYLGSREKLIIIDADGEKLLIGVTKESITLISKLGKTDKETEKKEENTQEFSKIFKENLKSRFFLKKEKKD, from the coding sequence ATGGAACCGGGAAGTATTAATCTTTATGCTGAACTTTTTAAAACCCTTGGGATGTTTGCAATTGTGCTTGGAATTCTTGGGGGCTGCCTTTATCTGGTAAAACGATTTATGGCAAAAAATTTTTCCATGGGAGACAAGTCTGAAATCAGGCTTATCTCATCTTTTTATCTTGGAAGCAGGGAAAAGCTTATAATTATTGATGCAGATGGTGAAAAGCTTCTCATTGGAGTTACCAAGGAAAGTATTACTCTTATTTCAAAACTTGGAAAAACTGATAAAGAGACTGAAAAAAAAGAAGAAAACACCCAGGAGTTTTCAAAAATTTTTAAGGAAAATCTTAAAAGCAGATTCTTTTTAAAAAAAGAAAAAAAGGATTAA
- the fliQ gene encoding flagellar biosynthesis protein FliQ: MTPEFIVSFIKEAIILTIIISMPMLGVGLIVGVAISIFQAVTSIQEMTLIFVPKIIAVFLALLLFAPWMLDRLSVFTIRILVNIPTYIR, encoded by the coding sequence ATGACTCCTGAATTTATTGTAAGTTTTATTAAAGAAGCCATTATCCTGACAATAATAATCTCCATGCCCATGCTTGGAGTAGGTCTTATTGTGGGGGTTGCCATAAGTATATTTCAGGCAGTTACCTCAATTCAGGAAATGACTCTTATTTTTGTACCAAAAATTATTGCAGTTTTTTTGGCTCTTCTTTTATTTGCTCCCTGGATGCTTGACAGGCTTAGTGTTTTTACCATAAGAATTCTTGTCAATATTCCCACATACATAAGATGA
- the flhF gene encoding flagellar biosynthesis protein FlhF → MNVKTFRGRSVQQAVSMIKAEIGPDAVILSTKRVPKNRTNPYGEQVFEVTASMPEKESSIKSRKFVSSGQSKFCPKKDFKNSLEDFDFKAAGKKGSNDDVFNEIQSLKDLLFTFQKNENVPEYVFRFPGASSVYSKLVESGLSSSLSGKIIKRAYSMEKNLKSTPDSFRKRVFEDIVSMIDTKNIFEGQGQRYASAFIGPTGVGKTTTIAKIAADLTINQGKKVGLVSVDNYRIGALEQLKTYAAILGVPFMPAFDRAELEKVLSRMRSRDVILIDTAGVGSYDAEKLNELKKIFSDSVSVSSHLVMSLTSSRENLKEAALKFSELAPSSYIFTKMDEVKNKGHILDQIDYMDLPVSFVTNGQRVPEDIEKATPKLILKKIFI, encoded by the coding sequence ATGAACGTAAAAACTTTTCGGGGCAGGTCTGTTCAGCAGGCTGTCTCAATGATAAAAGCTGAAATTGGTCCTGATGCTGTGATTTTGTCCACAAAAAGAGTTCCAAAAAACAGGACAAATCCCTATGGTGAACAGGTTTTTGAAGTAACAGCCTCAATGCCTGAAAAAGAGTCATCAATTAAATCCCGGAAATTTGTTTCATCAGGGCAGTCTAAGTTTTGTCCAAAAAAAGATTTTAAAAATTCATTGGAAGATTTTGATTTTAAGGCGGCCGGCAAAAAGGGAAGCAATGATGATGTTTTTAATGAAATTCAATCTCTTAAGGATCTTCTTTTTACTTTTCAAAAAAATGAAAATGTTCCTGAATATGTATTTAGATTTCCAGGAGCTTCTTCTGTTTATTCAAAACTTGTTGAAAGTGGATTGTCCTCTTCTCTTTCAGGTAAAATAATTAAAAGAGCCTATTCAATGGAAAAAAACCTTAAATCAACTCCTGATTCATTTAGAAAAAGGGTGTTTGAAGACATTGTTTCCATGATTGATACAAAAAATATTTTTGAAGGGCAGGGGCAAAGATATGCCTCAGCGTTTATAGGACCCACAGGGGTTGGTAAAACAACAACAATTGCAAAAATAGCAGCGGATCTTACAATCAACCAAGGTAAAAAAGTAGGCCTTGTTTCAGTTGATAACTATAGAATAGGTGCCCTTGAACAGCTTAAAACCTATGCAGCAATTCTTGGAGTTCCGTTTATGCCTGCCTTTGACAGGGCTGAACTTGAAAAAGTGCTTTCAAGAATGAGGTCAAGAGATGTAATTCTTATAGATACAGCTGGAGTTGGAAGTTATGATGCTGAGAAATTAAATGAGCTTAAAAAAATATTTTCAGATTCTGTTTCAGTGTCTTCTCATCTTGTGATGTCACTTACCTCTTCAAGGGAAAACCTTAAAGAGGCAGCTCTTAAATTTTCAGAACTGGCTCCAAGTTCCTATATATTCACAAAAATGGATGAAGTGAAAAACAAAGGGCATATTCTTGATCAAATAGATTATATGGATCTTCCCGTTTCATTTGTTACAAATGGTCAAAGGGTTCCTGAAGATATTGAAAAAGCAACCCCAAAGCTGATTTTGAAAAAGATTTTTATTTGA